A genomic stretch from Bacterioplanes sanyensis includes:
- a CDS encoding phage tail protein, which produces MKTALITLTGTIAFWSASNSHATCSTTPYIGSMCVTAASYCPRDYAEANGQTLAINNYQTLFAILGFNFGGDGRTNFQLPDMRGRTAVGVGTGVGLSPVALGQKRGEEETVLSPIHMPPHTHQAEFEGESQKINITYSDAYIPIYANSGSNTTTPSGTTHITASPGGPSAAAIWSPGAGAPIGSVAGMAFSSGLVTTTAEGSVEIESTGQSVPIETIPPQLGLRYCIAIQGVFPPRS; this is translated from the coding sequence ATGAAAACAGCCTTGATCACTTTAACCGGCACGATAGCCTTCTGGAGTGCCAGCAATAGCCACGCGACCTGCAGCACAACGCCTTATATTGGATCTATGTGTGTTACCGCTGCTAGCTACTGCCCGCGAGACTACGCAGAAGCCAATGGCCAGACTCTGGCTATTAACAACTACCAAACGTTATTCGCCATACTGGGCTTCAATTTTGGCGGTGACGGCAGAACAAATTTTCAGCTGCCAGATATGCGTGGACGCACAGCCGTAGGTGTAGGTACAGGAGTCGGGCTCTCGCCTGTGGCGCTGGGTCAAAAACGCGGCGAAGAAGAGACTGTTCTTTCACCGATTCATATGCCGCCGCACACACACCAAGCCGAATTTGAAGGTGAGAGTCAGAAAATCAATATCACGTACTCAGATGCATACATTCCGATTTACGCGAATTCCGGCAGTAATACCACAACGCCCTCTGGCACAACCCATATAACGGCCTCTCCAGGAGGGCCTAGCGCCGCAGCCATTTGGTCCCCTGGCGCTGGCGCGCCTATTGGCTCAGTGGCTGGTATGGCCTTTTCGAGTGGCTTAGTTACCACCACAGCAGAGGGCAGCGTGGAAATAGAAAGCACTGGCCAATCAGTGCCCATAGAGACGATTCCACCTCAGCTAGGCCTGCGTTACTGCATTGCCATTCAGGGGGTTTTCCCACCCCGATCATGA
- a CDS encoding phage tail protein → MKSFTYPLALLGSFFCGSVSAGCEPEDTAYIGSICTMVGSYCPRKTQLAAGQLLNINSNPALFAVIGAQYGGNGRTNFALPDLRSRTPVHVGTGPGLNFVDAGWFRGSEISWVYDVPAHSHIATYTPITKFVQGIGNYFTLPIHANPNAATIPGTNSKLTTSPSGGPAAAAIWSDGSGGVIGDWQLPQFSAEGDYTPAGDVLVSTTENNQQLPVEVLPPQLGVLHCIVTDGVFPPRT, encoded by the coding sequence ATGAAATCGTTCACCTATCCACTGGCCCTATTAGGCAGTTTTTTCTGTGGCTCGGTATCCGCCGGCTGTGAGCCAGAAGACACGGCTTATATTGGTTCTATTTGCACCATGGTTGGAAGCTACTGCCCGCGCAAAACTCAGCTCGCTGCCGGTCAGCTGCTGAACATCAACTCAAACCCCGCACTATTTGCCGTTATCGGCGCCCAATACGGAGGAAACGGTAGAACAAACTTCGCTCTGCCAGATTTACGCAGCCGCACACCAGTCCATGTCGGTACTGGGCCAGGTTTAAATTTTGTAGATGCTGGATGGTTTCGAGGGAGTGAAATCTCGTGGGTTTATGATGTACCTGCCCATAGCCATATAGCCACGTATACCCCTATTACAAAATTCGTCCAAGGAATAGGCAATTATTTCACCTTGCCGATACATGCCAACCCCAATGCCGCAACCATCCCCGGCACCAATAGCAAACTCACCACGTCGCCCAGTGGTGGCCCTGCGGCGGCTGCCATCTGGTCGGATGGTTCAGGAGGTGTGATCGGCGACTGGCAGCTGCCTCAGTTTTCAGCCGAGGGCGACTACACCCCTGCGGGCGACGTGTTGGTATCCACAACCGAAAACAACCAACAGCTGCCAGTCGAAGTACTTCCGCCGCAACTGGGCGTTTTGCATTGCATCGTCACTGACGGCGTCTTCCCGCCGCGAACTTAA
- a CDS encoding DUF4347 domain-containing protein: MASSKTGIALIDPTLNDADILADQVQQQGLTPLFICQDGNPLTQLIKQLSTIGGADHLHAFCHAEPGQLHIGNSKIDLTSLTDLATPLQQLGEQIHHGVLLYGCEVARGGTGQLFIQQLSQLLQRPVAAASETIGLSENGPNWRLDHGPIELTSQAIAADLYRHTLAATTLTFSSNDNGWDSDHIAEDGEGGSTDIAGITIQILNISNSSGTKTNSMNWFDSGDIGSGDGFTGLTVDFNSFGGEWGGWRSKAAMAPSLSLMVLIFTTGAIKTAKP; this comes from the coding sequence ATGGCATCAAGCAAAACAGGAATTGCCCTGATCGACCCAACACTCAATGATGCGGACATTCTCGCTGATCAGGTGCAACAACAAGGATTAACGCCATTATTCATCTGCCAAGATGGCAACCCACTCACCCAGCTCATCAAGCAACTCAGTACTATCGGCGGGGCTGATCATCTGCATGCTTTCTGCCACGCAGAACCTGGACAGCTGCACATTGGTAACAGCAAAATTGATCTAACCTCGTTAACCGATTTAGCCACACCATTGCAGCAATTAGGCGAGCAGATTCACCACGGGGTTTTGCTGTATGGCTGTGAAGTTGCACGAGGCGGTACCGGTCAGTTATTTATTCAGCAATTGTCGCAACTGCTACAGCGCCCAGTTGCAGCAGCGAGCGAGACTATCGGGCTGTCGGAAAATGGACCGAACTGGCGGTTGGACCATGGACCCATCGAGTTAACCAGCCAGGCCATTGCTGCTGATCTGTATCGCCACACCTTAGCCGCCACCACGCTGACTTTTTCTTCCAATGACAATGGCTGGGACAGCGACCACATAGCCGAGGATGGCGAAGGCGGTAGTACAGATATTGCTGGCATTACTATTCAGATACTAAATATTAGTAACTCCAGTGGTACTAAAACCAATAGTATGAATTGGTTTGATAGTGGCGACATAGGCAGTGGAGACGGTTTTACTGGATTAACCGTAGACTTCAATTCATTCGGTGGTGAATGGGGGGGATGGCGGTCAAAAGCAGCGATGGCTCCGAGTTTAAGTTTAATGGTTTTGATTTTTACGACTGGGGCAATCAAAACGGCGAAGCCATGA
- a CDS encoding phage tail protein → MTITRTRMSLLTAFLSLPVINTAQANCVPEPYLGSVCMTAAVYCPRGFAEANGQLMSITQYSALFSIMGTNYGGDGRTTFGLPDLRGRSSVGVGSGPGIQPVTQGERLGDEFVTLTLANLPSHNHAASLSGAINVQVAIPIMPNSGSNVTTPSASQNYLAASPGGPNAAAIWADEAWAETQSDSLATVGGVQSTGSVGGAVKIGDTGGGQSFYNRPPQLGMRYCVAIQGIFPPRT, encoded by the coding sequence ATGACGATTACTCGCACACGCATGTCACTTTTGACGGCATTTTTATCCTTGCCTGTTATCAACACGGCACAGGCGAATTGTGTTCCGGAGCCTTACCTCGGCTCGGTGTGCATGACGGCCGCCGTGTATTGCCCCCGTGGATTTGCAGAGGCCAATGGCCAGTTGATGTCGATTACCCAATACAGCGCGCTGTTTTCGATTATGGGCACCAATTATGGCGGCGACGGGCGAACCACCTTTGGCTTACCAGACCTACGAGGACGCTCTTCCGTTGGCGTCGGAAGCGGCCCTGGTATCCAACCCGTTACTCAAGGCGAAAGGCTAGGCGATGAGTTTGTCACGCTTACCTTAGCCAATTTACCCTCGCATAATCACGCCGCCTCGCTCTCAGGTGCTATTAACGTACAAGTCGCCATACCAATCATGCCAAACTCTGGCAGTAATGTGACAACGCCCAGCGCCAGTCAAAATTACCTGGCCGCCTCCCCTGGAGGCCCAAATGCAGCAGCCATTTGGGCGGATGAAGCCTGGGCAGAAACACAGTCAGACAGCCTCGCCACCGTAGGTGGTGTTCAATCCACAGGCTCCGTCGGTGGTGCGGTTAAGATTGGCGATACTGGCGGCGGCCAATCCTTCTATAACCGCCCCCCACAGCTGGGAATGCGCTATTGCGTGGCCATTCAGGGCATATTCCCGCCGCGCACCTAA